The window ATCGGTGGACCCGTGATCTGCTGCGGATCGGTTCGTTTCACTCACCTCACCGCCATCAGATCTTGGATCTGATGTGGATCGGTTCGCTCCGCTCACCTCACCGCCGTCGGAACGCGGTTCCGACGAGGATCGCTTCGTTTCACTCGGCTCACCGCCGTCCGTCGCCGCCCCCGTCGCCCGCTGATCGCGACGACTCACGTATCGCGCCCGCAGGACGTTGCCGTACATCGAGAGCACTAACCCGAGCAGCAACACGAAGATGCCGGCGTTGATGCCGATCGTCCGGAGCACGCTGCCCTCGCCGAACGCCAGCGTATCCGGCACGGGGTAGCCGCCGTACTCGAGGCTGGCCATCATCACGCTGACGACGCCGACGACGACGAGCACGGCGACGACGTTGGTCGCCCACCGCCACGAGGGTTTGCGCCGGAGGCGCTCGATGCCGGTCGTCTCGTACTCGTCGGGGTCGCCGTGGAAGTTCGGCGTCATATCCTTCGGCAGGAACGCCTTCATTTCGACGGGGTAGAACGCGGGGTGGAACCCGTGCTCGAAGGTGTGGAACATCACGCCCATCAGCATAATGATCCCGAGGAGGCCGTGGAAGGCGACGAAGGCCATGGCGACCGACTGGGAGTTGTAGAAGTCGATCAGCCACGTCTTCCGCCAGATGAGCAGCCCCGAGATCATCAGCAAGATCAGTTCGACGGTGAAGATCCAGATGACGCCCTTCCCGACGTACGATAGCAGCGGCACCTCGTCGGCCTTGAACCCCGCGAACTGGCGCGCCGACGGATGGCGCTCGTCGGCCCAGCCGAGCGCGAACTTGACGTCCTGCAGGAACGCGCGTGCATCGTCCGGGCTCGGCAACACGGAGCGGAAGTTCGAGCGACTCGAGGAGCGAAGCAGCATGTACGGTACCCAGAACCCGGTCAGCGCGATCAGCGAGAAGCCGGCGGCGCGGTGGATCGAGAGCACGCCCTCGTTGCCGCCCATGAGCTCGACGAGCCACCACAGCTCCGTGTTGAAGGCGATGGCGTAGCCGGTAAAGAACAGGACGAACACGGTCAGCGCCAGCAGCGAGTGGAACATCGTGGTGGCCCGCGAGAACTTCCCGTGGTCGAGGTTTGTCACGGGCGATCACCTCCGGTTTGGTCCGTATTTCCAGCACCAGCACCGTCGCCGTCGGC is drawn from Halopiger aswanensis and contains these coding sequences:
- a CDS encoding cytochrome b/b6 domain-containing protein: MTNLDHGKFSRATTMFHSLLALTVFVLFFTGYAIAFNTELWWLVELMGGNEGVLSIHRAAGFSLIALTGFWVPYMLLRSSSRSNFRSVLPSPDDARAFLQDVKFALGWADERHPSARQFAGFKADEVPLLSYVGKGVIWIFTVELILLMISGLLIWRKTWLIDFYNSQSVAMAFVAFHGLLGIIMLMGVMFHTFEHGFHPAFYPVEMKAFLPKDMTPNFHGDPDEYETTGIERLRRKPSWRWATNVVAVLVVVGVVSVMMASLEYGGYPVPDTLAFGEGSVLRTIGINAGIFVLLLGLVLSMYGNVLRARYVSRRDQRATGAATDGGEPSETKRSSSEPRSDGGEVSGANRSTSDPRSDGGEVSETNRSAADHGSTDPNDD